Genomic segment of Terriglobales bacterium:
TTCTCGCCTTGGGCAGGAACGCTAAGGTCTCCGGAATGGTCTTGCCGCGAAAGCGGATTCCTTCCTGCGGATCGAGATACGAGATATCGGTCACCAGGCTGCGGATGTCACGCGCGCCTCCCATCGTCTGCTCGATAGTGACCTCGTCGATCACGACATGGCCGAATTCCTTGGTGAGTTTTTGCGTGCGAGGACGGAATTCCTCGATTTTTTGTCTCAGTACTTCTTTGAGCGGCATGCCGTTCGACTCCTTTCGGTGACATACGCCCGGTTTGCGGCGCCAGGCATGGCCGGAGGCACGCAATTTTTGCAATGCACCTCAGCCGCGGCTATTGTCGTTTTTGGCGAACAACAAAGCGGTGAGCCCAGTCACAGAACGGGGTGACCAATGCACGCGCTCGGGAAACGCACCCGGCCAGGGGTTTGGGGCAGTAGTTAGGAGTTGGCGATGTCGGCGGATTGAAATCGGCCGCTACACAAACGGGTTTTGGGACCGGGCTAGAAGCTTGCGGTTCGATTACCGGTCGCCCGCTGCCGCTCGGCGGGAGTCATCTCCCGCCACAACATGGTCAGGTTCTGTTCAAAGTAGTGATTGGCAGGCTCCTTGGCGTAAGCGCGACGAAAATACGCGTACGCAGTGGCGCGATCCATGGGCACGCATTCTCCGGTGGCATAAAGCGCCCCCAGATGGCTGAAGGCCTGCGGGTTCTGTTTGGCCGCCGCGGCATTGAAATAACTCACCGCCTGGTTGCAACTCCGCGCCACGCCGTGCCCATAGAGATACTTCTCGCCGGTATTGACCAGTTCGCCGCCAGGGTTCTCTTGTGGTCCACGGACTTTTCCGGCAGCCGGCGATTTCACGTCGTCAACAGCTTTTTCGTCGGAGCTTTCTGCCGACGCTTCCTCTTTTGATGGCTGCGGCTTCGCGCCCGCTTTCGCTGGTACGTCTGACGTCCTGCCCGGCTGTGCGCCCGGAGTCTTCGAGGCTGCTGAGCTATCCGCCTTGCCCGATGCCGCGTCGGCCGCGTTCGAGTTTGCATTGTCAGGCGGCTTGGCTGCCGCAGCGGCGGACCCTTTGTCTGTTTGGGGAAGACCCTCCTTGGGGGTCTTGTTCTCAGCCTTGTTTTCCGTGGTGATGGTTGGCTGTGAGGGCGCATCGCTGCTGGCGAGCGTCGTGGCAGGGGCGGAACTTCCCGCCGTCGTCGAACTGCCCGTGGTTGTTCCCGCGGTTGCGCTTTGATCGCCGTTGGCGGGTGCCGTCTGCACCTGGGGCTTGGAATGCGTGATTGCCATGGTCAGCACGTAATCGCGGATGGGCTGCCACTTGGCGTAGACCACCCCGCCCACCACCAGCAACAACAGCAGCGCAACCCAGCGTCCCGCGTGCGACCGCTCTTCTTCTCCCTGGAACAAGTACGAGTATCCGCCGCTCTCGACGTTGTCCCCGCTGCTCAATCCCAGGAACGACGGACCGCCCACGGTGGTTTCGCCTTCGTCCACCCACCACTTGTCGCTACGCCGCGTGGGTTCGGCCGCAGCCGGCGGCGTCACTGGCTCCGGTTCCCGGTTCGGCGAAACGCGCTCCGGGGGTCTGGCGGCGGTCTCGCGTTCGTCTTCCCACCACGGAGCGATGGTGCGCTCGGGGTCCACCGCGACCGGCTCGGAAGGCTCGGACTCGCGGATCGTTTGCAAGGGTTTTGGCTCGGTAGGCGCACCTGGACCAGCCGTCGTCGGCACCTCGATAGGAACTTTTTCGACTACCGGTTCCGGCGCGCTCCGGCTTACCAGCGTTTCTCCGCACATGCCGCAAAACCGGTTCTGCTTCGGATTTTGATGACCACAATTCCGACAAAGCACAACCACTCCTTGTACCTCCTACAACACCAGGCCTGCTCCGGTGTTGCTCCTGCCTGGCCTAGAGCTTTACCCGGGGACTTGCGACAGGCTGAACCTGTGTATTGATTGTCCGCGCTCGAGGGCGAGCGCGCTGCAACTTCGTTGCTCCTGCAGACGTGAGATTCTCCACCCCTGCCGTGGGGTTGGATATAGGGCTCGAGAAAGGGCTAAATAACGCTCCTGCGTAGCTTTACACTCTTCTGCTGCGCGTGTTAGGCTCGTTGACGTACACAGATTGGAAAATCACAGGAGTGCACCCAGTTCCGTGTTAGCGAGAGAGCATAAGCAGTCCATCATTGACCAATACCGCACGCACACCAGCGATACCGGCAGTCCAGAGGTGCAAATCGCCCTCTTGAGTGAGCGCATTGGTCAGTTGACGGAGCACTTCAAGACGCACAAAAAGGACCACGCGTCCCGGCGCGGCCTTCTGATGTTGGTCAGCAAGCGGCGTCGCTTGCTGGACTACCTCAAGAAATACGACACCGAGCGCTACAAAGACGTAATCTCCAAACTTGGCATCCGCAAGTAGCGATTGCCTGAATAACCAGTGACTCGGCAGCCTTGCGTCTCCCCGTGTTCGTCTGCGCCCGACCCCGGCGGTATCACCGGGCCAGCGCCATCGCACCCGTGTTTCGCCAGCCGCGGAACGCTCCGGTGCCCCCATCGTGGAAGGGATTTCAATGAAGCCAGAACCGCAGTCCGTTACCGTTGAACTAACCGGCGGAAAATCAATCTCCTTTGAAACCGGAAAGCTTGCCAAACAGGCGCATGGTTCCTGCGTTGTCCGTTTCGGCGACAACGTGGTGCTGGGCACCGCCACCGCCAACCAGGAGCCCCGTGAGGGCATCGATTTCTTTCCCCTGACCGTCGATTACCGTGAATACACCTACGCCGGCGGGCGCATCCCCGGCGGGTTCATCAAGCGGGAAGGGCGCCCCAGCGAGCGCGAAATTCTCACCAGCCGCCAGATTGACCGCCCCATGCGGCCGCTGTTTCCGGAGGGCTTCCGCAGCGAAACCCAGGTGATCGCCTTCTGTCTCTCCGCCGACAACCAGAACGATCCCGACGTGGCCGCCATCAATGCGGCCTCCTGCGCCTTGACGCTTTCCGACATCCCGTTCGGCGGGCCGGTAGGCGCGGTGCGCGTCGGCCTCAAGGACGGACAGTTCATCACCAATCCCACCTACGAAGAAATGCGCGAAGGCCTGCTTCGGCTGATGGTGGTGGGCACCGCCGACGGCATCGTGATGATTGAAGCCGGGGCCAGCGAGGTGCAGGAAGACACGGTGGTGGATGCCATCGAGTTCGCGCACGCCGAGATCAAGAAGATCTGCGCCGCCATCAACGACCTCGCCAAGCGGGCCGGCAAGCCGAAGCGCCAGTTCGAGCCGCCGCAGGTGGACGAAAAAGCCATCGCCGCGCTGCGCAAGAAAATCGGCGACAAGCTCAGCGACGCTCTCGATACCCAGAAACATCCCAAGCACGAGAGTTCCATGCTGGTGAAGGCGCTCAAGACCGAACTCAAGGAAGCGATTCCCGAGGACGATGAAGATGCGCGCAAGCAGCTCAGCACGAACTTCGAAATCCTGCGCGAGCGCATCTTCCGCGAGCAGGTGATCGGACAGCACCGCCGTCCCGACGGGCGCGCCTTTGACCAGGTGCGGCCAATCTGGATTGAAGTCGGCGTGCTGCCGCGCACCCACGGCTCGGCCACCTTCACCCGCGGCGAAACCCAGGCGCTGGTCACCACCACCCTGGGCACCTCGGACGACATGCAGCGTTTGGAACTGTTCGAAGGCGAAGCCAAGAAGCGCTTCATGTTGCACTATAACTTTCCGCCGTTTTCGGTTGGGGAAGTGGCATTTCTGCGTGGCGCCGGGCGTCGCGAGATTGGGCACGGCGCGCTCGCCGAGCGAGCCATCTCCGCCGTGCTGCCGAACGAAGCGGACTGGCCCTACGCCATGCGCGTGGTTTCCGACATCCTGGAGTCGAACGGGTCGTCGTCAATGGCGACCGTGTGCGGCGCCTCCTTGTCGTTGATGGACGCCGGTGTTCCGCTCAAGTCCCCGGTAGCCGGGGTGGCGATGGGCCTGGTCAAGGAAGGCGAGCAGTATGCCATCCTCACCGACATCGCCGGCGCCGAAGACCATTACGGCGACATGGATTTCAAGGTTGCCGGAACCGAGCAGGGCATTACCGCGCTGCAGATGGACATCAAGGTGATGGGCATCACGCCGCAGATCATGCGGGAAGCCATGCAGCAGGCCAACCGCGGGCGCATACATATCCTGGAGGCGATGAAGGCGGAAATTTCCGAGCCGCGCACCGCCGTTTCCGAATACGCGCCTCGTTTCTACACCCTGCAGATTCCTACCGACAAGATTCGGGACCTGATCGGGCCGGGCGGCAAGGTGATTCGCGGCATCATCGAGGCTACGGGGGTCAAGATCGACGTCGAGGACAGCGGCCGCGTCAACGTCGCCTCCAATGACCAGGATTCGGCCAAGAAAGCGTTGCAGATGATCGGTGACATCACTGCCACCGCCGAGATCGGGAAGACCTACCTGGGCACGGTGGTGCGGCTGGCCGATTTCGGCGCGTTCGTCGAAATCTTCCCCGGCACCGACGGCCTGCTGCACATCAGCGAGGTCGCCGAGCACCGCATCAAGGACGTTCGCGATGAACTCAAGGAAGGCGACCAGGTCCTGGTGAAGGTCCTGTCGGTGGAAGGAAACCGTATCCGACTTTCGCGCAAGGCCATCCTGAAAGAGCAGCGCGCGAAGATGGGTGGAGGCCCGGCGGACGCCAGCCTGGAAGGCGCGCCAGCGACCGGACCGGTGACCTTTGAGGGCGGCGGTGATTTTGCCGAAGAACCTGAAGCCGAAGGCGAGCCCAACTTCAACCGCGCCGAAGCGCATTCCGCCGGGCCGCGTCCCGAGGGTGGCGGCGGTGGCGGCGGCCGGCGTCCCCACGGGGGCGGCGGAGGTGGTGGCGGTCGTGGCGGGCGCGGTGGACGCGGCGGTCGCGGACACAATGGCGGCGGTCGCGGCGGATTTGGCGGCGGCCGTGGCGGCGATCGCGGCAGAGGTCGCTAACAAGCCTGAAGACTGAAAAGCGCGCCCGATTTCGAGCGTGCTTTCTCTTGCTCTGGCGACGGGTCAAATGGGAAACGGCCACAGCCGTTGAGCTGTGGCCGTGCCCGCTCTGGCAATCTTATTCCTCCTTTCCTGTTCTGATTTCTGTTGTTCGGTTCGTGTCCGGTTAAGGTCCTGGTCCGACAGGTGGACCGTGGTCACGGGTGAGAGACCCGTGTCATGCCCTCATCGCAATCGCAGAAATCTATCTGGCAGCGACTGGCTCCTCGAGTTTCTTGTCGAACTCCTGCAAGGTCCTCAATAGCTCGCCAATCCGAAACGGCTTAGAGACATAACCATCCATTCCTGCCGCCAGGCATCGTTCCTTGTCGCCGGTCAGGGCATAGGCGGTCATGGCGACAATCGGCACATGCGCACCGGTAGTTTTCTCAATTTCCCGGATTGCCGCGGTGGCCTCGAACCCATCCATCTCCGGCATCTGCACGTCCATCAGGATCAAGTCATAGCTTGCGGATTTCCACTTCTCCAGGGCTTGTCTCCCGTCATCCGCCACATCCACCCGGTATCCGTTTTTCTCCAACAATCGAAGCGCCAGCGTGCGATTGATCGGGTTGTCCTCCGCCAGCAGAATTCGCATTTCCGGGACTTGCCAGCGCGCGGAGTTTTTTGCCGGCGGAGACACACTCGGCGCGGCCGCAGGCTTGCTTCCGATCCCTAACCGCGCCGTGAAGTGAAACGTGCTGCCCGTTCCCGGCTCGCTCTCCAGCCACAACCGCCCGCCAAACATCTCGACCAGGCGGCGGGAGACACTGAGTCCCAATCCCGAGCCTCCGTAGCGCCGGGTGGTCGAGCCATCCGCCTGCACGAACGATTCGAAAATTGTTTCCCTGTTTTCTGCGCTGATCCCGATTCCCGTATCGCTCACATCGAAGCGCAGCACGACCTCGTTCCCGGTCATCGACTCCACCTGCGCGCTCAGGTGGACTCGACCGCGCTCGGTGAATTTCATCGCGTTTCCCACCAGGTTGACCACTACCTGGCGCAACCGGTTGGGGTCACCCCTCACCATCTGCGGCAAATCCAGCGCTGCTTCCCAGTTGAGTTCCAGTCCTTTCTCCCGCGCCTGTGGAACGAAGGTACTGAGCGTTTCTTGGAGGAGGTTGCGCAGATCGAAGTCCACGGTTTCGAATTGCAGTTTGCCCGCCTCGATCCGGGAGAAATCGAGGATGTCGTTGATCACAGTGAGCAGGGAGTTCGCCGAAGTCCTTGCCAGGCCCAGGTACTCGCGCTGATGGGGAGTCAACCCGGTGTCCAATGCCAGCTCGATCATGCCGAGGATTCCATTCAGCGGTGTTCTCAGTTCGTGGCTCATGTGGGCCAAGAACTGGCTTTTGGCGTGATTGGCGGACTCGGCCAGCTCCTGCGCCCGCTTGCGCTTGACGATTTCCGCCTGCAGCTTTTCCGTCCGCTCTAAAACGATCGCCTCTTCCTGCAGGAAAAGGTGATACATGGCCACAATCAATCCGGTCAGCGCCGCTACGTACGACAGCAGCTTCAGGCCGTGTGCCGCGATGTACATGGTGTCGTACAGCTTGTGCGATGTCGTCATGTAAAACGACTGCCCGCCGCACAGGAGAATACAAACGACCAGCCAGTATTCGAACGGGTCCCGGCGCCAACGCCCTTTGCCCCAGTACCCGACCAGGGCGACAACGTAGAGCATGGCCGGCAGCAACTCCTGCGGGCGTTGGACCCAGCCAATCTGGTCATAACCGAGCGGTAGCGGAACCAGCGCGAAGAACAGGAAGCAGGTCCCGGCCGAGGCGCCCACCATCGCATAGACGAGCGATTCCGCGACGCGGCCTTTTTCCCCGAGCTTTTCTTCCCGTTTCCACAACGCCCAACTCAACAGCAGCAGTACCGACAGCAACAGCCGCGACGCAAAACCACTCCACGGGATGAGCGAAGGCGGCGGCGATGGAAAATACTGGATGAAGTACGGCGACGAGACCACCGCGTGATAGCCGTCCAGCAGCCCGGTTCCCACGAAACCGGCGCCGATAAAAAGGAAGGTATTGTCTTTCCTGCTGTAGAAGCGGACCAGCGCCAGCACTCCGACGAGCAGCGCCAGCAGAGTCGCCGGAAGCTCCATCAGCGTGTGCAGGTGGCTGCTGCCGCGCCAGGTTTGCCACTGCAGGATTGCCATGCCCATCGCCAGCAGCGTGATGGTGACGCCGTAGACCGCCCATGGTTTTGCCGGCGGGTCGTTGGGCAGATGGTCGCTCATGTCAACAACCTTGGCGCGCCGATTCAAGGCATGCCGCCGTTGTTACATTAAGCGCATTCTGTCTGCGTTCTTTCGCAATGAGGGGGCGGCACGCGCCTTACTTTCCGTTTTCTGCAACAGGTTTGTTTCGGGACACGTCGGGAGGTGAGCGGCGAAGCGGCCGCTATTAAAAAAACGTGGTTCAGCCCTGGGCTACAGGAACCGTCGCGCGCTTGGGGAACATCTCGCCGATGCGGCGAATCTCGCCGCCTACGGCTTTCAGTTTTTCTTCAATGCGCTCGTAGCCGCGATCGATGTGGTAAACGCGGTCGATGATGGTCTCGCCGTCGGCGACCAGCGCGGCGAGCACGAGCGTGGCCGAGGCCCTCAGGTCGGAGGCGAGCACGGCGGCGGCGCTGAGCGGAGTCCGGCCGCGCACAATCGCTCTGCGCCCTTCGATCTTGATGTTGGCGCCCATGCGCACCAACTCCTGGGCGTGCATGAAACGGTTCTCGAAAATGTTTTCGGTGATGATGGAGGTGCCATCGGCTTGCGTCGCCAGCGCCATGTACTGCGCCTGCATGTCAGTTGCGAAGCCGGGATATTCCTCGGTGTTGATGTCGGCGGGGCGGAAGCCACCATCGCCCATGACCCGGACCGAGTCGCCGTTGGGGCGCAGCTTGACGCCCACTTCCTCCAGCTTTTGCGTGAGCGCGGTGAGATGAGAGGGGTCGCAGTTGGTGACGTTGATGTCGCCGCCGGTAAGCGCGCCGGCAATGAGAAACGTTCCGGCCTCGATACGGTCGGGGATGATGCGGTGACGCGCACCGCCCAGCCTGTCAACGCCGCGGATGCGCATGGTCGAGGTGCCCGCGCCCTCGATGTGCGCTCCCATCTTGATGAGCAGCGCGGCAAGATCGGCAACTTCGGGTTCGCGCGCGCAATTCTCCATCAGCGTTTCACCTTCGGCGAGGGTCGCGGCCATTAACAAATCTTCCGTGCCGGTGACGGTGATCTTGTCGAATACGACGTGCCCGCCGCGAAGACGATCGGCGCGCGCCACGACATAGCCGTGCTCGGTAGTGATCGCTGCGCCCAGCCGCTCCAGGCCTTTGATGTGCTGATCGATGGGACGCGCTCCGATGGCGCAGCCCCCGGGCAGGGAAACACGCGCCATGCCGCAGCGGGCGACCAGCGGTCCCAGCACGAGCGTGGAAGCGCGCATGGTCTTCACCAGTTCGTAGGTCGCCTCCGGATGGAGCAGGTTGGCGCAGGAAATGGTGGTGCGATGCTGGGCGCGACCGTAGCCGAGTTCGACCTCGGCGCCCATGCTGGCGAGCAGGCGGCGGGTGGTTTCAATGTCGCGCACCTGCGGAATATTTTCCAGCACCAAAGGCTCGTCGGTGAGCAGGGCAGCGGCCATCGCGGGCAGGGCGGCGTTCTTGGCGCCGCTGATGCGTACAGTGCCGAGCAGGGGATTGCCGCCGCGAATAACGAATTTATCCATGAAAGTCGTCGGTTCTCGATTATCAGTTTGCCAGATTAGCGGCGAATACGTAATAAGCCGAGAGCCCTAGCACGAAAGATAGGAGTTAGTAGCCAGGAGCTGGGAGTCAGGAGAACCTGCTCGTATACCCTACACCCTATTTCTTGAGCAGCGTTGCCGATTCAATCGCGCGCCGGACGTTGCCGCCAGCCAATTGCAAGTGCCGCTGGGCTTCCGCCTTGCTTACGCCGGTCTTCAGCATAATCAGCGCAATCGGAACGCTGTTGCCGGATCCCTGCAGCGCGGCGGCGGCACGCCCGGCATCGGTCTGGGCGGCGCTCTCCAGGATAGCGACGGCGCGCGCCACCAGCTTCTCGTTTTTCGGGTGCACGTTCACCATCAGGTTACCGTACACGTAGCCGGCACGCGCCATGGCGCCCGTGGTGATGGTGTTGCAGATCAGCTTCTGCGCGGTGCCCGCTTTCATGCGCGTGGAGCCGGTCAGCACCTCCGGACCGACTTCGACTACGATCTCGATGTCGGCGGCGTGGCCCAGGGGAGTGTCGGGGTTGCAGGTAATGGCGATGGTCCGAGCGCCGCGGCCGCGGCCGTATTCCACCGCTGCCAGGGTAAAAGGAGTGCGCCCGCTGGCGGCGATGCCGGCAACGACGTCGCGCGGACCGGGATTGCGGCTGGCCATTTCGCGACGGCCGGATTCAGCCGAGTCTTCGGCAGGCTCGAATGGACTCCACAGTGCTTCCACACCCCCCGCCATGATGAATTGTACGGTCTCCGGATTGGTGTCGAAGGTGGGTGGGCACTCGGCGGCGTCGAGTGCGGCGATGCGTCCGCTGGTGCCGGCGCCGACGTAGATCAGGCGCCCGCCAATGGCAATGGTCTTGGCGACGGCATCGATGGCTTGCGCGATCTCCGGCAGCGCGCGTTCCACTGCTCCGGCAACCTTGGCATCCTCGGCGTTGATGATGCGCGCGATCTCC
This window contains:
- the rpsO gene encoding 30S ribosomal protein S15 yields the protein MLAREHKQSIIDQYRTHTSDTGSPEVQIALLSERIGQLTEHFKTHKKDHASRRGLLMLVSKRRRLLDYLKKYDTERYKDVISKLGIRK
- the pnp gene encoding polyribonucleotide nucleotidyltransferase yields the protein MKPEPQSVTVELTGGKSISFETGKLAKQAHGSCVVRFGDNVVLGTATANQEPREGIDFFPLTVDYREYTYAGGRIPGGFIKREGRPSEREILTSRQIDRPMRPLFPEGFRSETQVIAFCLSADNQNDPDVAAINAASCALTLSDIPFGGPVGAVRVGLKDGQFITNPTYEEMREGLLRLMVVGTADGIVMIEAGASEVQEDTVVDAIEFAHAEIKKICAAINDLAKRAGKPKRQFEPPQVDEKAIAALRKKIGDKLSDALDTQKHPKHESSMLVKALKTELKEAIPEDDEDARKQLSTNFEILRERIFREQVIGQHRRPDGRAFDQVRPIWIEVGVLPRTHGSATFTRGETQALVTTTLGTSDDMQRLELFEGEAKKRFMLHYNFPPFSVGEVAFLRGAGRREIGHGALAERAISAVLPNEADWPYAMRVVSDILESNGSSSMATVCGASLSLMDAGVPLKSPVAGVAMGLVKEGEQYAILTDIAGAEDHYGDMDFKVAGTEQGITALQMDIKVMGITPQIMREAMQQANRGRIHILEAMKAEISEPRTAVSEYAPRFYTLQIPTDKIRDLIGPGGKVIRGIIEATGVKIDVEDSGRVNVASNDQDSAKKALQMIGDITATAEIGKTYLGTVVRLADFGAFVEIFPGTDGLLHISEVAEHRIKDVRDELKEGDQVLVKVLSVEGNRIRLSRKAILKEQRAKMGGGPADASLEGAPATGPVTFEGGGDFAEEPEAEGEPNFNRAEAHSAGPRPEGGGGGGGRRPHGGGGGGGGRGGRGGRGGRGHNGGGRGGFGGGRGGDRGRGR
- a CDS encoding response regulator; this translates as MSDHLPNDPPAKPWAVYGVTITLLAMGMAILQWQTWRGSSHLHTLMELPATLLALLVGVLALVRFYSRKDNTFLFIGAGFVGTGLLDGYHAVVSSPYFIQYFPSPPPSLIPWSGFASRLLLSVLLLLSWALWKREEKLGEKGRVAESLVYAMVGASAGTCFLFFALVPLPLGYDQIGWVQRPQELLPAMLYVVALVGYWGKGRWRRDPFEYWLVVCILLCGGQSFYMTTSHKLYDTMYIAAHGLKLLSYVAALTGLIVAMYHLFLQEEAIVLERTEKLQAEIVKRKRAQELAESANHAKSQFLAHMSHELRTPLNGILGMIELALDTGLTPHQREYLGLARTSANSLLTVINDILDFSRIEAGKLQFETVDFDLRNLLQETLSTFVPQAREKGLELNWEAALDLPQMVRGDPNRLRQVVVNLVGNAMKFTERGRVHLSAQVESMTGNEVVLRFDVSDTGIGISAENRETIFESFVQADGSTTRRYGGSGLGLSVSRRLVEMFGGRLWLESEPGTGSTFHFTARLGIGSKPAAAPSVSPPAKNSARWQVPEMRILLAEDNPINRTLALRLLEKNGYRVDVADDGRQALEKWKSASYDLILMDVQMPEMDGFEATAAIREIEKTTGAHVPIVAMTAYALTGDKERCLAAGMDGYVSKPFRIGELLRTLQEFDKKLEEPVAAR
- the murA gene encoding UDP-N-acetylglucosamine 1-carboxyvinyltransferase, with product MDKFVIRGGNPLLGTVRISGAKNAALPAMAAALLTDEPLVLENIPQVRDIETTRRLLASMGAEVELGYGRAQHRTTISCANLLHPEATYELVKTMRASTLVLGPLVARCGMARVSLPGGCAIGARPIDQHIKGLERLGAAITTEHGYVVARADRLRGGHVVFDKITVTGTEDLLMAATLAEGETLMENCAREPEVADLAALLIKMGAHIEGAGTSTMRIRGVDRLGGARHRIIPDRIEAGTFLIAGALTGGDINVTNCDPSHLTALTQKLEEVGVKLRPNGDSVRVMGDGGFRPADINTEEYPGFATDMQAQYMALATQADGTSIITENIFENRFMHAQELVRMGANIKIEGRRAIVRGRTPLSAAAVLASDLRASATLVLAALVADGETIIDRVYHIDRGYERIEEKLKAVGGEIRRIGEMFPKRATVPVAQG
- the murQ gene encoding N-acetylmuramic acid 6-phosphate etherase — encoded protein: MMDEPEDLHDLRTEAQNPASADLDTKTALEIARIINAEDAKVAGAVERALPEIAQAIDAVAKTIAIGGRLIYVGAGTSGRIAALDAAECPPTFDTNPETVQFIMAGGVEALWSPFEPAEDSAESGRREMASRNPGPRDVVAGIAASGRTPFTLAAVEYGRGRGARTIAITCNPDTPLGHAADIEIVVEVGPEVLTGSTRMKAGTAQKLICNTITTGAMARAGYVYGNLMVNVHPKNEKLVARAVAILESAAQTDAGRAAAALQGSGNSVPIALIMLKTGVSKAEAQRHLQLAGGNVRRAIESATLLKK